From one Ooceraea biroi isolate clonal line C1 chromosome 7, Obir_v5.4, whole genome shotgun sequence genomic stretch:
- the LOC105288004 gene encoding uncharacterized protein LOC105288004 isoform X1, which produces MKMRPTANLDESVTANRSVQAVRYTAGHPSRFSKEQISDTKNAQTEYETHLSQNAAHSSTYGPSGKQLTSQNWYVRNRERHVNSTEEGVPRNLEKLEQKHKGVGTCDIDSPRRYHQSGTIDEKSCAKLYLWCVKLCHRKRECSEHVLGKPTRRLLERMKKRSKECEKPDETTVASVSAAWYPRRDPISPSVTRKPKRSHKQDELVQLTDVIVDTKRERKKKERRKKEKDEREGGEEEVSYARDEDFVVEDRIVSRKAPLLPPPLLTDFTKSCCYLCAQNTLAITAATTTTKPEQSDKYVQVSAHKLRAAMSPELDKSCSPLLLVHVARSSVKVRTRETSTLCPGTNELRRKEIIRVKKRNKFGVFPGLTRNKCPAGRHAACETDKTIVRRDDNARKCERRNGKCCREKDA; this is translated from the exons ATGAAAATGCGTCCGACAGCGAATTTGGATGAATCTGTGACGGCGAATCGATCCGTGCAGGCCGTTCGGTATACTGCTGGGCATCCATCACGATTTTCTAAAGAACAAATATCTGACACGAAAAATGCACAAACGGAATACGAAACGCATTTGTCGCAAAATGCTGCGCATTCCTCAACGTATGGACCTAGCGGTAAGCAAT TGACATCACAAAATTGGTACGTCAGAAATCGTGAACGGCACGTTAATAGCACAGAGGAAGGTGTGCCTAGGAATCTTGAAAAACTAGAGCAAAAGCATAAAGGAGTCGGTACATGCGACATCGATTCGCCGCGTAGATATCATCAGTCGGGGACTATCGACGAGAAATCCTGCGCCAAGCTATATCTGTGGTGCGTGAAACTTTGccacagaaaaagagaatgcTCCGAGCACGTTCTGGGAAAGCCGACGAGACGACTTCTCGAGCGAATGAAGAAACGAAGCAAGGAGTGTGAGAAGCCCGATGAAACAACGGTCGCCAGTGTATCAGCCGCGTGGTATCCGCGTCGAGATCCGATAAGTCCAAGTGTCACGAGGAAACCTAAGAGAAGTCATAAACAGGACGAATTGGTACAACTTACCGATGTCATCGTGGACAccaaaagggagagaaagaaaaaagagagaagaaaaaaagagaaggatgAAAGGGAAGGAGGCGAAGAAGAAGTATCGTATGCGCGCGACGAAGATTTCGTTGTCGAGGATCGCATCGTCTCCAGGAAAGCTCCGTTGTTGCCTCCACCACTATTGACAGATTTCACGAAGAGTTGCTGTTACCTGTGCGCCCAGAACACGCTGGCAATCACGGCggctactactactactaagCCAGAACAGTCAGACAAGTACGTCCAAGTTTCAGCTCATAAATTACGCGCGGCCATGTCCCCGGAGCTCGATAAGAGCTGCAGTCCGTTGCTGCTGGTGCACGTGGCGCGGTCGTCCGTCAAGGTGAGGACACGCGAGACGAGCACATTGTGCCCTGGCACAAACGAGCTACGGCgcaaagaaataataagaGTGAAGAAGCGCAACAAGTTCGGTGTGTTCCCGGGGTTGACGCGGAACAAGTGCCCGGCGGGACGACACGCCGCCTGCGAGACCGATAAGACGATCGTCAGACGCGATGATAACGCGAGGAAATGTGAGCGAAGGAATGGGAAATGCTGCAGAGAGAAGGACGCCTGA
- the LOC105288004 gene encoding uncharacterized protein LOC105288004 isoform X2 — MKMRPTANLDESVTANRSVQAVRYTAGHPSRFSKEQISDTKNAQTEYETHLSQNAAHSSTYGPSVTSQNWYVRNRERHVNSTEEGVPRNLEKLEQKHKGVGTCDIDSPRRYHQSGTIDEKSCAKLYLWCVKLCHRKRECSEHVLGKPTRRLLERMKKRSKECEKPDETTVASVSAAWYPRRDPISPSVTRKPKRSHKQDELVQLTDVIVDTKRERKKKERRKKEKDEREGGEEEVSYARDEDFVVEDRIVSRKAPLLPPPLLTDFTKSCCYLCAQNTLAITAATTTTKPEQSDKYVQVSAHKLRAAMSPELDKSCSPLLLVHVARSSVKVRTRETSTLCPGTNELRRKEIIRVKKRNKFGVFPGLTRNKCPAGRHAACETDKTIVRRDDNARKCERRNGKCCREKDA, encoded by the exons ATGAAAATGCGTCCGACAGCGAATTTGGATGAATCTGTGACGGCGAATCGATCCGTGCAGGCCGTTCGGTATACTGCTGGGCATCCATCACGATTTTCTAAAGAACAAATATCTGACACGAAAAATGCACAAACGGAATACGAAACGCATTTGTCGCAAAATGCTGCGCATTCCTCAACGTATGGACCTAGCG TGACATCACAAAATTGGTACGTCAGAAATCGTGAACGGCACGTTAATAGCACAGAGGAAGGTGTGCCTAGGAATCTTGAAAAACTAGAGCAAAAGCATAAAGGAGTCGGTACATGCGACATCGATTCGCCGCGTAGATATCATCAGTCGGGGACTATCGACGAGAAATCCTGCGCCAAGCTATATCTGTGGTGCGTGAAACTTTGccacagaaaaagagaatgcTCCGAGCACGTTCTGGGAAAGCCGACGAGACGACTTCTCGAGCGAATGAAGAAACGAAGCAAGGAGTGTGAGAAGCCCGATGAAACAACGGTCGCCAGTGTATCAGCCGCGTGGTATCCGCGTCGAGATCCGATAAGTCCAAGTGTCACGAGGAAACCTAAGAGAAGTCATAAACAGGACGAATTGGTACAACTTACCGATGTCATCGTGGACAccaaaagggagagaaagaaaaaagagagaagaaaaaaagagaaggatgAAAGGGAAGGAGGCGAAGAAGAAGTATCGTATGCGCGCGACGAAGATTTCGTTGTCGAGGATCGCATCGTCTCCAGGAAAGCTCCGTTGTTGCCTCCACCACTATTGACAGATTTCACGAAGAGTTGCTGTTACCTGTGCGCCCAGAACACGCTGGCAATCACGGCggctactactactactaagCCAGAACAGTCAGACAAGTACGTCCAAGTTTCAGCTCATAAATTACGCGCGGCCATGTCCCCGGAGCTCGATAAGAGCTGCAGTCCGTTGCTGCTGGTGCACGTGGCGCGGTCGTCCGTCAAGGTGAGGACACGCGAGACGAGCACATTGTGCCCTGGCACAAACGAGCTACGGCgcaaagaaataataagaGTGAAGAAGCGCAACAAGTTCGGTGTGTTCCCGGGGTTGACGCGGAACAAGTGCCCGGCGGGACGACACGCCGCCTGCGAGACCGATAAGACGATCGTCAGACGCGATGATAACGCGAGGAAATGTGAGCGAAGGAATGGGAAATGCTGCAGAGAGAAGGACGCCTGA
- the LOC105288006 gene encoding V-type proton ATPase subunit e 2 — MGASALPVAIFTILWGVVAIVGITLPLFVPKGPNRGILQVLLILTAFTCWLFWLCCYMAQMNPLIGPRLDNITVLVMAEQWGNRIPGAARTSQ; from the exons ATGGGAGCGTCCGCGTTACCTGTAGCAATTTTTACGATTCTCTGGGGCGTCGTAGCGATCGTAGGAATAACTTTACCGCTTTTCGTCCCTAAGGGACCAAATCGTGG GATACTGCAGGTTCTACTAATATTGACAGCTTTTACGTGCTGGTTATT TTGGCTCTGCTGCTACATGGCACAAATGAATCCATTAATTGGACCAAGGTTAGATAATATAACAGTACTGGTCATGGCTGAGCAATGG GGCAATCGTATTCCAGGTGCAGCAAGAACTTCGCAATAG